The Triticum dicoccoides isolate Atlit2015 ecotype Zavitan chromosome 6A, WEW_v2.0, whole genome shotgun sequence genome has a window encoding:
- the LOC119319263 gene encoding transcription termination factor MTERF9, chloroplastic-like: protein MLHLRQRVLSHLLSAAPHPSTSILLPFQRLLSAAASAISPNPSFAVEEYLVSTCGLTRAQALKASAKLSHLKSPAKPDAVLAFLAGLGLSGADVAAVVARDPQILCAKVETTLSPIVAGLTGLGLSNAEIARLVSLAPAHFRCRSVVSKLEYYLPLFGPIDNLLRPLKHVLRSDLERVVKPNVKLLAECGLSACEIARLFIGAPRMFTAKPGRVLAMVACAEGIGVPRGSGMFRQALHAVSYISEDKIAAKVDYLKKTFRWSDAEVGIAVSKGPFILARSKDMLKRRSDFLISEVGLQPAYIAHCPAMLTYSLEGRLRPRYYVVKFLKENGLLEHGRGYYTTLVKTEKVFMEKFICPHKEAAPHLAEDYAAACKGEVPARFRFT from the coding sequence ATGCTCCACCTCCGGCAGCGCGTCCTCTCCCATCTCCTCTCCGCCGCTCCCCATCCTTCCACCTCCATACTCCTCCCTTTCCAGCGCCTCCTCTCAGCCGCCGCGTCCGCCATTTCCCCGAACCCTAGCTTCGCCGTCGAGGAGTACCTCGTCTCCACCTGCGGCCTCACCCGTGCGCAGGCACTCAAGGCCTCCGCCAAGCTCTCCCACCTTAAGTCCCCCGCCAAGCCCGACGCTGtcctcgccttcctcgccggcctAGGCCTCTCCGGCGCTGATGTCGCGGCCGTCGTCGCTAGGGACCCACAGATCCTCTGCGCCAAAGTGGAGACAACCCTGTCCCCCATCGTCGCTGGGCTCACCGGCCTCGGCCTGTCAAATGCTGAGATTGCGCGCCTCGTCTCGCTCGCCCCCGCCCACTTCCGCTGCAGATCCGTCGTCTCCAAGCTAGAGTACTACCTTCCACTCTTCGGCCCCATCGATAACTTGCTCCGGCCGCTCAAACATGTCCTCCGCTCTGACCTCGAGAGGGTGGTCAAGCCAAATGTCAAGCTCCTAGCAGAGTGCGGGCTAAGTGCTTGTGAAATTGCCAGGCTGTTCATCGGTGCGCCGAGGATGTTTACCGCCAAACCAGGGCGCGTCCTGGCGATGGTTGCGTGCGCCGAAGGTATAGGTGTGCCCCGTGGCTCTGGAATGTTCAGGCAAGCGCTGCATGCCGTCTCATACATCAGCGAGGACAAGATCGCTGCCAAAGTGGACTACTTGAAGAAGACGTTTAGGTGGTCGGATGCCGAGGTTGGCATTGCTGTGTCCAAGGGGCCGTTTATACTGGCGAGGTCAAAGGACATGCTGAAGCGCAGGTCCGACTTCCTTATCTCTGAGGTGGGGTTGCAGCCGGCCTACATTGCTCATTGCCCGGCTATGCTCACCTACAGCCTGGAGGGCCGGCTCAGGCCCCGCTACTATGTTGTCAAATTTCTCAAGGAAAATGGATTGCTAGAGCACGGGCGGGGCTACTATACAACACTGGTTAAGACTGAGAAGGTTTTCATGGAAAAGTTCATCTGCCCACACAAGGAAGCCGCACCACACCTCGCTGAAGACTACGCGGCTGCTTGCAAAGGGGAAGTGCCGGCTAGATTCAGATTTACATGA